The Sorex araneus isolate mSorAra2 chromosome 5, mSorAra2.pri, whole genome shotgun sequence genome has a segment encoding these proteins:
- the LRRC53 gene encoding LOW QUALITY PROTEIN: leucine-rich repeat-containing protein 53 (The sequence of the model RefSeq protein was modified relative to this genomic sequence to represent the inferred CDS: inserted 3 bases in 2 codons; deleted 2 bases in 1 codon; substituted 1 base at 1 genomic stop codon): MTDSTTEIHTASEKLVEKPELRLSSGAKSIPGPAGLEQLSPRWYWSLRGYRLALLSTVLPSHSLQYCLLSVPFFLIAAPVSMKVLIIADGXVSSIEGSDVCLFNLALFSLTRNGMEVVLEDAPPGLSKSRXLLLEHNQIHRSLLTVHSFSKHSSLQILELSIWISLISYIGKDDLQSLRQLQEMDLSRNMFVHVPCIFNSRQQLILSSLEXNEWSCSCEIHSLPPFLRNYMKSSVHTSINAKGLNYQPPITTAMASAKSMLRLSDTSCDSKAPNLTLVLKDGRALLPGHDVALLTVLGLAGAVGLTCLGLVIFNWKLQQGKANEHISENLCCRTSDESLCAHEARNYHAQGYCNCHLTQENEIKVTSIVGSRKEMPLSQENSHQVALVSESTVLDRSFRNLKGKSHGADSTFFYAGGRLLKSACSEPPENMAAFNEAGLLTRYCPERFESLRNLDSGKVQPKTLPQHIATIADISNDTFSRRYATPASGLARKSLEKHLTNESWQPPIEKGDNGLQPHRQRHFITSSSSKPCEPEERYAQKILEKHRSKYHDPCGLLKQNRPRYFQPSNSLICKYVPCDQFLGYTKEKKPNHREYSKPEKEQLQINSAIEKFLMNEDSMKLSNLPVKIKKTYTPKKVHFHNFELAKKDRFVMSPKSSTHWKQQKNQSSPTINLDLKKCNNPQEKNQAEKWFTDPQILKRKRANQSDLKGKFKGQNLRIKLNVHPFRKVRVHPEKILPVLPKKRKHVLFANKLSKASDKEAKINLMTSVGVHRQPESNSYVRLTSKPLPRKHAPKQTPYYKKTTKTALLFSTNLSVVGRSSVEEKGCRDGNSSTLPQPTLMLAEYQDSHTQLSTEQTEGSTHLDVPSYLPATWKSTVSDVLASHHSREATDKAATEPTTYLEQDKSKTIDQVSWPLGNQAQLLGVHKTGTYKEHTSDKNETSQQVEQDSSYGILGDGGTMLMTRPHSSHKIAKACLLDEGNDMGNTCLKTETGDFILIPQTQSKGSLTLTEINSTPYQNRRELFKDISTSLPTQATWHLNNKSEKGIDRTDALPRDDGTGALEIKIIGKEEEKTPDKSMANSQTSIQTGQMTLKGTAKEKQWTWEKGKSKTHESSESSSGENTIPAKDLSVTSSHGTENRAPWSESDLQMSKKIHDLRNVQNIQPDTHNREHEEGASTMETQEALSLLPELKNSGFEEENEVSQIPRKNEAENSASKPMLHLPSAEYANTSLLEAEQNNSNNNHFLP, translated from the exons ATGACTGACTCCACAACAGAAATACACACTGCTAGTGAAAAGCTGGTTGAGAAACCCGAACTCAGACTCAGCTCTGGGGCGAAATCTATCCCTGGCCCAGCAGGACTGGAGCAG TTATCACCCAGGTGGTACTGGTCTCTCAGAGGGTATCGATTAGCCCTGCTCTCCACTGTCCTCCCTTCTCACTCACTCCAGTATTGCCTTTTGTCTGTGCCTTTCTTCCTTATAGCAGCCCCTGTGAGCATGAAGGTTTTAATCATCGCTGATGG TGTGTCTTCTATAGAGGGCTCCGATGTGTGCTTGTTTAATCTTGCCCTGTTCTCATTGACCAGAAATGGCATGGAAGTTGTTCTGGAAGATGCCCCACCAGGCCTTTCAAAGTCCA TGTTATTGCTGGAGCACAATCAAATACACAGGTCTCTGCTCACTGTTCACTCCTTCAGCAAGCATTCCAGCCTGCAGATACTGGAACTTAGCATCTGGATTTCTCTGATTTCCTACATTGGGAAAGATGACCTCCAGTCCCTGCGTCAACTACAAGAAATGGACCTTTCCAGAAATATGTTTGTGCAC GTGCCATGTATTTTTAATTCAAGGCAGCAGTTAATCCTCTCGAGCTTGGAGTAGAATGAGTGGAGCTGCAGTTGTGAGatccactccctccctccatttttaAGGAATTACATGAAGTCTTCTGTTCACACATCCATAAACGCCAAGGGTCTAAATTATCAGCCTCCCATCACAACAGCAATGGCCTCAGCAAAGAGCATGTTGAGGCTGTCAGATACCAGCTGTGATTCCAAGGCTCCCAACCTCACTCTGGTACTAAAGGACGGAAGAGCCCTCCTTCCAGGGCACGATGTGGCCCTGCTGACTGTTCTTGGCCTTGCAG GAGCTGTTGGTCTCACTTGCCTAGGCTTAGTTATATTTAACTGGAAACTTCAACAAGGCAAAGCAAATGAACACATATCAGAAAATCTTTGTTGCAGAACCTCCGATGAATCCCTGTGTGCTCATGAGGCAAGAAATTACCACGCTCAGGGATACTGTAACTGCCACTTAACTCAGGAAAACGAGATAAAGGTCACGTCCATAGTGGGGTCCAGAAAGGAAATGCCACTTTCACAGGAAAATAGCCATCAAGTAGCACTGGTCTCTGAATCCACAGTCCTTGACAGATCATTTAGAAACCTGAAAGGCAagagccatggggcagacagcACTTTCTTCTATGCTGGTGGCAGATTGTTGAAGTCTGCATGTTCAGAGCCTCCTGAGAATATGGCAGCTTTTAATGAAGCAGGTTTACTTACAAGATACTGTCCGGAGAGATTTGAAAGCCTAAGGAATCTTGACTCTGGGAAAGTCCAGCCTAAAACTCTTCCACAGCACATAGCAACAATAG CAGATATCAGCAATGACACATTTAGTAGAAGATATGCAACACCCGCTTCAGGCTTGGCAAGAAAAAGTCTTGAAAAGCATTTAACAAATGAATCATGGCAGCCTCCAATAGAAAAGGGAGACAATGGCTTACAACCTCACAGGCAGAGACATTTTATTACAAGCTCCTCATCTAAGCCTTGTGAGCCTGAGGAACGCTACGCACAAAAGATCTTAGAAAAACATAGATCAAAATATCATGATCCTTGTGGACTATTGAAACAGAACAGGCCTAGGTATTTTCAGCCAAGCAATTCTCTTATCTGTAAATATGTGCCCTGTGATCAGTTTCTAGGTTATACGAAGGAAAAGAAGCCAAATCATAGAGAATATTCAAAGCCTGAAAAAGAACAGCTCCAAATTAATAGTGCAATAGAAAAATTCCTTATGAATGAGGACAGCATGAAGTTATCAAATTTACCagtaaaaatcaagaaaacatacACCCCAAAGAAGGTTCATTTCCACAACTTCGAGTTAGCAAAGAAAGATAGATTTGTGATGTCACCCAAATCATCAACCCATTGGAAACAGCAGAAAAATCAAAGTAGTCCCACAATCAATTTGGATCTCAAAAAATGCAACAATCCTCAGGAGAAAAACCAAGCAGAAAAATGGTTCACTGATCCACAGATTCTGAAAAGAAAGAGAGCCAATCAATCTGAtctcaaaggaaaatttaaaggaCAAAATTTAAGGATAAAATTAAATGTGCATCCTTTTAGAAAAGTCAGGGTTCATCCAGAAAAGATCTTGCCAGTACTCCCAAAGAAACGCAAACATGTCTTATTTGCTAATAAGTTATCCAAAGCTTCTGACAAAGAAGCCAAAATAAACCTTATGACCTCTGTAGGTGTTCATCGACAGCCAGAGAGTAACAGCTATGTTAGACTCACTTCAAAGCCGTTGCCTCGCAAACATGCCCCAAAGCAGACCCCCTACTACAAAAAAACCACTAAAACGGCCCTTCTGTTCAGCACTAACTTGTCTGTAGTTGGCCGGAGTTCTGTAGAAGAAAAAGGCTGCCGTGATGGAAACTCATCAACATTACCTCAGCCCACACTCATGTTGGCTGAGTACCAAGACTCACACACTCAGCTCTCAACTGAGCAAACTGAAGGCTCCACTCACTTAGATGTACCAAGTTATTTGCCAGCTACTTGGAAAAGCACAGTAAGTGATGTTCTAGCAAGCCACCATTCCAGGGAGGCGACAGACAAAGCAGCAACAGAGCCAACTACGTACTTGGAACAAGACAAATCAAAGACCATTGACCAGGTTTCTTGGCCCTTAGGAAATCAAGCACAACTTCTAGGTGTCCACAAGACTGGCACCTACAAGGAACATACTtcagataaaaatgaaacttCTCAACAAGTAGAACAAGACTCAAGTTATGGAATACTTGGAGACGGAGGAACAATGTTAATGACAAGACCCCACTCATCACATAAAATTGCAAAAGCTTGTCTTCTGGATGAGGGAAATGATATGGGGAACACATGTCTGAAAACAGAGACAGGAGATTTCATTCTCATTCCCCAAACACAGTCCAAGGGCAGCCTAACACTTACAGAGATAAATTCTACTCCATACCAAAATAGAAGAGAGCTTTTCAAGGATATCAGTACCTCTCTCCCTACTCAAGCCACTTGGCATCTAAACAATAAGAGTGAAAAGGGAATTGACAGGACAGATGCATTGCCTAGAGATGACGGCACTGGAGCActagagataaaaataatagggaaagaagaggaaaaaacacCTGATAAAAGCATGGCAAATTCTCAAACGTCAATTCAGACTGGACAGATGACCTTAAAAGGCACCGCAAAAGAAAAGCAGTGGActtgggagaaaggaaaaagtaaaacacaTGAATCATCTGAATCAAGTTCTGGTGAGAACACCATTCCGGCTAAGGATTTGAGTGTTACAAGCTCCCATGGAACTGAAAATAGAGCACCTTGGAGTGAAAGTGATCTTCAAATGAGCAAGAAAATACATGATTTAAGAAATGTTCAAAATATTCAACCAGATACACATAATAGAGAACATGAAGAAGGTGCATCTACAATGGAGACACAAGAAGCACTTTCCCTCTTGCCAGAGTTAAAAAACAGTGGTtttgaggaagaaaatgaagtgtCTCAAATTCCTAGAAAAAATGAAGCTGAAAACTCTGCTTCAAAACCTATGCTGCATTTACCATCTGCTGAATATGCTAATACATCACTTTTAGAAGCAGAACAAAATAACTCAAATAATAATCACTTTTTACCTTAG